From the Longimicrobium sp. genome, one window contains:
- a CDS encoding cation diffusion facilitator family transporter, translating to LLADAAHLRADVWVTVAVLAGLGLTELGVPHGDAWTTLVVSVLIARTGWGIIRDAVPVLVDQRAVEATEIRRLAGTVSGVREVYDVRSRGRPGALFAELTIAVRGGLDVETAHDIADRVENEVADQLGAQDVIVHVEPDRRPGAAQ from the coding sequence CCTCCTCGCCGATGCGGCGCACCTGCGCGCGGACGTCTGGGTGACGGTGGCGGTGCTCGCCGGGCTGGGGCTCACCGAGCTGGGCGTGCCGCACGGCGATGCCTGGACGACGCTCGTCGTCTCGGTGCTGATCGCGCGGACGGGGTGGGGGATCATCCGCGACGCCGTGCCCGTGCTGGTGGACCAGCGCGCCGTGGAGGCCACCGAGATCCGGCGCCTGGCGGGAACGGTCTCGGGGGTGCGCGAGGTGTACGACGTGCGCTCGCGCGGGCGGCCCGGCGCCCTCTTCGCCGAGCTGACCATCGCCGTGCGCGGCGGGCTGGACGTGGAGACGGCGCACGACATCGCCGACCGCGTGGAGAACGAGGTCGCGGACCAGCTCGGCGCGCAGGACGTGATCGTGCACGTGGAGCCCGATCGCCGCCCGGGAGCCGCGCAGTGA
- a CDS encoding methyltransferase domain-containing protein, with protein MPRAAGEERMDAPDADPRELARSLADLRGVNRWLGGTRVVLHHLARLVARHPRREYRVLDVATGSADIPLQVAEWGRRRGLRIRVVATDAHPATLAEARARVAADPDVSAEPADALALPYADGEFDFALCSTALHHFNTDEECVRVLRELDRVARLGGIVNDLHRSRAALLGARLLAATVWRTHPITRNDGPLSVRRAFTPADLRSLAGAAGLRGAEVFAHVPFRVALVWDGRSS; from the coding sequence ATGCCCCGCGCCGCCGGCGAGGAGCGGATGGATGCCCCGGATGCCGATCCGCGCGAGCTGGCGCGCAGCCTGGCCGACCTTCGCGGCGTCAACCGCTGGCTGGGCGGCACGCGCGTCGTCCTCCACCACCTGGCGCGGCTCGTGGCGCGGCATCCGCGGCGCGAGTACCGCGTGCTGGACGTGGCGACCGGCTCGGCGGACATCCCGCTGCAAGTGGCGGAGTGGGGGCGGCGCCGCGGCCTGCGCATTCGCGTGGTCGCGACCGATGCGCACCCCGCCACGCTCGCCGAGGCCCGCGCCCGCGTCGCCGCCGATCCGGACGTGAGCGCCGAGCCCGCGGACGCGCTGGCGCTCCCCTACGCGGACGGGGAGTTCGACTTCGCGCTGTGCTCTACCGCGCTGCACCACTTCAACACGGACGAGGAGTGCGTGCGCGTGCTTCGCGAGCTGGATCGGGTGGCGCGGCTGGGCGGGATCGTCAACGACCTGCACCGCTCGCGGGCGGCGCTGCTGGGTGCGCGGCTCCTGGCGGCTACCGTCTGGCGCACGCACCCCATAACCCGCAACGACGGCCCGCTTTCCGTGCGCCGCGCCTTCACCCCCGCCGACCTGCGCTCGCTCGCCGGGGCCGCGGGGCTGCGCGGTGCCGAAGTGTTCGCCCACGTTCCGTTCCGGGTAGCGCTCGTCTGGGACGGGCGGAGCTCCTGA
- a CDS encoding NAD(P)/FAD-dependent oxidoreductase, which produces MHDAVIVGGGPAGSAMAARLAAMGHDVLVLDRAHFPRRKPCGECVNPAGVDALRALGALDAVEAAGPARLDGWRIRQGAGGGFRGRFPGDVHGLGIARDVLDSILLDHARGRGAEVRTGVRVTGVLREGGRVVGVSAEGGEEIRARLVVGADGLRSVVVRRLELLRRPPRLRKVALTAHVAGVDAGRGWGELRAIGRGCVGIAEVDGGRFNVTVVVAGDEARDVAGDPAAFFDDALRRFGFADARRVDEVLASGPFDFPVRRAIVDGALLVGDAAGYYDPFTGQGIFRALRGAELAARTADAALRAGDLSAAALAPYERDRRRAFGPGERVQHLVEAFVSRPALLRLVSRRFSRRPALGDAIIRVTGDVRPVRSLLRPSLLLGLVR; this is translated from the coding sequence ATGCATGATGCGGTAATCGTCGGCGGCGGACCCGCGGGTTCAGCGATGGCGGCGAGGCTGGCCGCGATGGGGCACGACGTGCTCGTGCTCGACCGCGCCCACTTTCCGCGACGGAAGCCGTGCGGCGAGTGCGTGAATCCGGCGGGGGTGGATGCATTGCGCGCTCTCGGCGCGCTGGATGCCGTGGAAGCCGCGGGTCCCGCGCGGCTCGACGGCTGGCGAATCCGGCAGGGGGCGGGGGGTGGCTTCCGCGGGCGCTTCCCGGGCGACGTGCACGGGCTGGGCATCGCGCGCGACGTGCTGGACTCGATCCTCCTGGACCACGCGCGCGGACGTGGCGCGGAGGTGCGTACCGGCGTGCGCGTCACGGGCGTGCTGCGCGAGGGTGGCCGGGTCGTGGGGGTGAGCGCCGAGGGCGGTGAGGAGATCCGCGCGCGCCTCGTCGTCGGCGCGGATGGGCTGCGCTCGGTGGTGGTGAGGAGGCTGGAGCTTCTGCGGCGGCCTCCCCGGCTGCGAAAGGTGGCGCTCACCGCGCACGTCGCCGGTGTCGATGCGGGGCGCGGGTGGGGCGAGCTGCGCGCGATCGGGCGCGGGTGCGTGGGGATCGCGGAGGTGGATGGCGGGCGCTTCAACGTCACGGTGGTCGTGGCGGGGGATGAGGCGCGCGATGTGGCCGGCGATCCAGCCGCGTTCTTTGACGATGCCCTGCGGCGCTTCGGCTTCGCGGATGCGCGGCGGGTGGATGAGGTGCTGGCCAGCGGGCCGTTCGACTTTCCGGTGCGCCGCGCGATCGTGGACGGGGCGCTGCTGGTGGGGGATGCGGCGGGGTACTACGATCCGTTCACGGGCCAGGGGATCTTTCGCGCCCTCCGCGGCGCCGAGCTCGCCGCCCGCACCGCCGACGCCGCCCTGCGCGCGGGCGACCTCTCCGCCGCCGCGCTGGCGCCGTACGAGCGGGACCGGCGGCGCGCCTTCGGGCCCGGCGAGCGGGTGCAGCACCTGGTGGAGGCGTTCGTGTCGCGTCCCGCTCTGCTGCGCCTGGTGTCGCGCCGCTTCTCGCGCCGCCCCGCGCTTGGGGACGCCATCATCCGCGTTACCGGGGATGTGCGGCCTGTGCGTTCGCTGCTGCGGCCTTCGCTGCTGCTGGGGCTGGTGCGGTAG
- a CDS encoding SURF1 family protein: protein MRLTLRDALGAVFILAMCAMCVRLGFWQLDRLEQRRARNAVVLAGMRQAPRPIDAALVSEMRRDPARLAYRRVVARGRYLAAAEVVLRGRVEGGRPGVHLATPLLLDDGSILLVNRGWVPAADAVRPAERPAPPAGAVTVEGILQEVPITQDRGGRSISARGDTAYRRLDRGEARARLGSSVLPMYLQLLGDTAGAARSLPVAVPPPPLDEGPHLGYAIQWFSFALIGVVGLFVLLRRRGAAPS from the coding sequence ATGCGCCTCACCCTCCGCGACGCCCTGGGCGCCGTGTTCATCCTGGCGATGTGCGCGATGTGCGTGCGCCTCGGGTTCTGGCAGCTCGACCGGCTGGAGCAGCGGCGGGCGCGCAACGCCGTCGTGCTGGCCGGAATGCGGCAGGCGCCGCGGCCAATCGACGCGGCGCTCGTTAGCGAGATGCGGCGCGATCCGGCGCGGCTGGCGTACCGGCGCGTGGTGGCGCGCGGGCGCTACCTCGCCGCGGCGGAGGTCGTTCTACGTGGGCGGGTGGAGGGCGGGCGGCCCGGAGTGCACCTCGCCACGCCCCTCCTCCTCGATGACGGAAGCATCCTCCTCGTCAACCGCGGCTGGGTGCCCGCCGCGGATGCCGTAAGGCCCGCGGAGCGCCCCGCACCCCCCGCCGGAGCCGTCACTGTCGAGGGCATCCTCCAGGAAGTCCCAATCACGCAGGACCGCGGCGGCCGCTCGATTTCGGCGCGCGGGGACACGGCGTACCGGCGCCTGGACCGCGGCGAGGCGAGGGCGCGGTTGGGATCGAGCGTGCTGCCGATGTACCTCCAGCTTCTGGGCGACACGGCGGGCGCGGCGCGGTCGCTCCCGGTGGCGGTGCCGCCTCCGCCGCTGGACGAGGGGCCGCACCTGGGGTACGCGATCCAGTGGTTCAGCTTCGCGCTGATCGGCGTCGTGGGGCTCTTCGTGCTCCTGCGGCGGAGAGGCGCGGCCCCCTCCTGA
- a CDS encoding CBS domain-containing protein → MPNYGRDFGRSRFSQDRGFRGQGGGGGGSRGGYGGMGSDGFGNGYTGMGSDAGEFSGRQSREGYTGFGSGGGAYDQDFSSGRGIQRGGGYGQQGGGYGGRPGGMGGGYGGQGFGGGMGRGGGGGYGGGRGYGSGPSGYGAFGGGQDYASGYGQQGAGGDELRRMRAADIMTENPEVVTPDATLADAARKMRDLDVGIIPVVESEGNRRLRGVITDRDITIRAVAEGRDATSTRVSDVMTTGVETCNKNDSVQDVLQLMEREQVRRVPITDREGRLVGIIAQADVATDLDSDAGSRRVADTLERISEPGQPGGRGMQARSGVLTSGGSPMGGMQAGGGQGSGTGASGAEGGDSY, encoded by the coding sequence ATGCCAAACTACGGACGCGACTTCGGCCGTTCACGCTTCAGCCAGGATCGCGGCTTCCGCGGGCAGGGCGGCGGAGGCGGCGGGTCTCGTGGCGGCTACGGCGGAATGGGCTCCGACGGCTTCGGCAACGGGTACACCGGGATGGGCTCCGACGCGGGCGAATTCTCGGGCCGGCAGAGCCGCGAGGGGTACACAGGCTTCGGCAGCGGCGGCGGCGCGTACGACCAGGACTTCTCCAGCGGCCGCGGCATACAGCGCGGCGGCGGCTACGGCCAGCAGGGCGGCGGGTACGGCGGGCGCCCCGGCGGGATGGGCGGCGGCTACGGCGGCCAGGGCTTCGGCGGCGGGATGGGACGCGGCGGGGGCGGGGGATACGGCGGCGGGCGCGGCTACGGCAGCGGCCCCAGCGGCTACGGCGCCTTCGGCGGTGGGCAGGACTACGCGAGCGGCTACGGCCAGCAGGGCGCGGGCGGCGACGAGCTGCGCCGGATGCGCGCGGCCGACATCATGACCGAGAACCCCGAGGTCGTCACCCCCGACGCCACGCTGGCGGATGCCGCCCGCAAGATGCGCGACCTGGACGTCGGCATCATCCCGGTGGTGGAGAGCGAGGGGAACCGGCGGCTGCGCGGCGTCATCACCGACCGCGACATCACCATCCGCGCCGTGGCCGAGGGGCGCGACGCCACCAGCACCCGCGTCTCCGACGTGATGACCACCGGCGTGGAGACGTGCAACAAGAACGACTCCGTGCAGGACGTCCTCCAGTTGATGGAGCGCGAGCAGGTTCGCCGCGTGCCCATCACCGACCGCGAGGGGCGGCTGGTGGGGATCATCGCCCAGGCCGACGTGGCGACGGACCTGGACAGCGACGCGGGCTCGCGCCGCGTGGCCGACACCCTGGAGCGCATCTCCGAGCCCGGCCAGCCCGGCGGGCGCGGGATGCAGGCCCGCAGCGGCGTCCTCACCTCCGGCGGCTCGCCGATGGGCGGGATGCAGGCTGGCGGCGGGCAGGGCAGTGGCACCGGCGCCTCCGGCGCGGAGGGCGGCGACAGCTACTGA
- a CDS encoding Ig-like domain-containing protein has product MQRYLLRTLSGLAAAVLLAACSDTTGPERVDTVRVTASSDSVAASTTLGLSAELRDADGNELSGRTVEWSSDNPAIAEVDANGVVSAHVPGTATISARSQEVTGVRTLRVVPLRVEIGRDRADLAPGQSVQLAARVLDAAGQPVEGRSVRWTASDPALVEVSATGRVTALRAGNGQVTASVEGGSGVVQVHVYDQYLHLWPDTVASLPGETRQLTIRTIVGGSPPITPDGLTMGAPQVLSGGGAWESSDPSVARVDAEGRVTTVGPGRATITASFGNTRVSSSVHVLSYPQPLRFASLGSASAHSCALTTDGKAYCWGSNENGQLGTRQPSDRCERLSSVLMKNVTASFRTAYRCSLLPLAVETEQRFVSVSVGETRSCAITAAGTAYCWGGGNAVPAVLPGGVAFRSISAATCGVSTRNEAFCWGGTPGSAPVAVPGGVSFVQVAWGSQHSCGVATDGAAWCWGYNYSGELGVSGPLGRCGDWECTVAPVRVDGGHTFRSIVVGAQYTCALDTADQAYCWGSGNRGKLGNGQEQNSRTPVAVAPPNTFTSLVMSSGMACGLGKEGGTFCWGNYFLRTDNSQPIYTSVPVRRLPEAALRSISMSSEVRLCGIGQDGITYCWGRGLDGRVAGQ; this is encoded by the coding sequence ATGCAACGTTATCTTCTCCGCACCCTCTCCGGGCTAGCCGCTGCCGTCCTGCTCGCGGCGTGTAGCGACACCACGGGCCCAGAGCGCGTGGACACGGTGCGGGTGACCGCCTCGTCGGATTCCGTGGCGGCGAGCACGACGTTGGGGCTTTCCGCGGAGCTTCGCGACGCCGATGGAAACGAGCTGTCCGGGCGCACGGTGGAATGGTCGAGCGACAACCCCGCGATCGCCGAAGTGGACGCCAACGGAGTCGTCTCCGCGCACGTACCGGGCACCGCGACGATCAGCGCCCGCTCGCAGGAGGTGACGGGCGTGCGTACGCTCAGGGTGGTGCCCTTGCGGGTGGAGATCGGCCGCGATCGCGCCGACCTGGCTCCGGGCCAGAGCGTGCAGCTCGCCGCGCGGGTGCTCGATGCAGCCGGGCAGCCGGTGGAGGGGCGCAGCGTGAGGTGGACTGCCTCCGATCCGGCGCTGGTGGAGGTGAGCGCGACAGGACGCGTGACCGCGCTGCGCGCCGGCAACGGCCAGGTGACCGCGAGCGTGGAGGGCGGATCGGGCGTGGTGCAGGTGCACGTGTACGATCAGTACCTGCACCTGTGGCCGGATACGGTCGCCTCGCTCCCCGGGGAAACGCGCCAGCTCACGATCCGCACGATCGTCGGCGGAAGCCCGCCGATCACTCCCGATGGCCTGACCATGGGGGCGCCGCAGGTCCTCAGCGGCGGCGGCGCCTGGGAGTCGTCGGACCCGTCGGTCGCGCGGGTGGACGCGGAAGGGCGCGTCACCACGGTCGGGCCGGGGCGCGCCACGATCACCGCCTCCTTTGGGAACACGCGCGTCAGCTCCTCGGTCCACGTCCTCTCGTATCCGCAGCCGCTGCGCTTCGCCTCGCTGGGCAGTGCGTCGGCTCACAGTTGTGCGCTCACCACCGACGGCAAGGCGTACTGCTGGGGAAGCAACGAGAACGGCCAGCTCGGCACCCGCCAGCCGAGCGACCGCTGCGAGCGGCTTTCGAGCGTTCTGATGAAGAACGTGACGGCGTCGTTCCGGACCGCATATCGCTGTTCCCTTCTACCGCTGGCGGTGGAGACCGAGCAGCGCTTCGTATCGGTGAGCGTGGGTGAGACGCGGAGCTGCGCCATCACCGCCGCGGGGACGGCATACTGCTGGGGCGGGGGCAACGCGGTTCCCGCCGTGCTCCCGGGCGGAGTGGCCTTCCGGTCGATCAGCGCTGCCACCTGCGGGGTATCTACCCGCAACGAGGCCTTCTGCTGGGGAGGCACGCCCGGCAGCGCACCCGTGGCGGTACCGGGCGGCGTCTCGTTCGTCCAGGTCGCCTGGGGCTCGCAGCACAGCTGCGGCGTCGCCACCGACGGCGCTGCATGGTGCTGGGGGTACAACTACTCCGGTGAGCTGGGGGTGAGCGGACCGCTGGGCCGCTGCGGCGACTGGGAGTGCACGGTGGCGCCGGTGCGCGTAGACGGGGGCCACACGTTCCGCTCCATCGTGGTGGGAGCGCAGTACACCTGCGCCCTCGACACCGCGGACCAGGCGTACTGCTGGGGGAGCGGGAACCGCGGCAAGCTCGGAAACGGACAGGAGCAGAACAGCCGAACCCCCGTCGCCGTCGCGCCGCCGAACACTTTCACCAGCCTTGTCATGAGCTCGGGCATGGCCTGTGGCCTCGGCAAGGAGGGAGGCACCTTCTGTTGGGGGAACTACTTCCTGCGGACGGACAACTCACAGCCCATCTATACCAGCGTCCCCGTCCGCAGGCTGCCGGAAGCCGCACTCCGCTCGATCTCCATGTCCAGCGAGGTCCGTCTGTGCGGCATTGGACAGGACGGGATCACCTACTGCTGGGGCAGAGGGCTCGACGGGCGCGTCGCCGGCCAGTGA
- the fabF gene encoding beta-ketoacyl-ACP synthase II has translation MSRRVVVTGIGMVTPLGCSTPETWAGLLAGKSGVGPLTRCALPGLAPEVSIAAEVKGFSPEPVLDRKEARRMDTFIQYAVVAADEAMRSAGLGGIGTVPDPENTGVIIGSGMGGLASIMETRDLMEEKGMGRVSPFFIPASIINLAAGQVAIRTGAQGPSYAPVSACASSNHAIGEAFHAIKRGDADMMLAGGTEACLTPISFAGFAAARALATTYDSPETASRPFDETRSGFVHGEGGAVLVLEELECARRRGAPIVAEVIGFGMSADAYHITAPPENGQGAALAMRRALRSAGIEPENVDYVNAHGTSTPVGDLAETRAIRSVFGEHADRLAVSSTKSMLGHALGGSAAIEAGVTALALREGMLPPTINLRQQDPACDLDYVPNTARQADIEVAISNSFGFGGANTSLVMRRWSEN, from the coding sequence GTGTCACGCAGGGTCGTCGTCACCGGCATCGGGATGGTCACGCCGCTGGGGTGCTCCACTCCGGAAACGTGGGCGGGGCTGCTCGCGGGCAAGAGCGGCGTGGGGCCGCTCACCAGGTGCGCGCTCCCGGGGCTGGCTCCCGAGGTGTCGATCGCGGCCGAGGTGAAGGGGTTCAGCCCCGAGCCGGTGCTGGACCGGAAGGAGGCGCGCCGGATGGACACCTTCATCCAGTACGCCGTCGTCGCCGCCGACGAGGCGATGCGGAGCGCGGGGCTCGGCGGCATCGGCACCGTGCCCGATCCCGAGAACACCGGCGTCATCATCGGTTCCGGGATGGGCGGGCTCGCCAGCATCATGGAGACCCGCGACCTCATGGAGGAGAAGGGGATGGGGCGCGTGTCGCCCTTCTTCATCCCCGCCAGCATCATCAACCTGGCCGCGGGGCAGGTGGCGATCCGCACCGGCGCCCAGGGGCCCAGCTACGCCCCCGTCTCGGCGTGCGCCAGCAGCAACCACGCGATCGGCGAGGCCTTCCACGCCATCAAGCGCGGCGACGCGGACATGATGCTCGCCGGCGGCACCGAGGCGTGCCTGACGCCCATCTCCTTCGCCGGCTTCGCGGCGGCGCGGGCGCTGGCCACCACCTACGACTCCCCGGAGACCGCAAGCCGTCCCTTCGACGAGACGCGCAGCGGCTTCGTGCACGGCGAGGGCGGGGCGGTGCTGGTGCTGGAAGAGCTGGAGTGCGCCCGGCGCCGCGGCGCGCCGATCGTGGCGGAGGTGATCGGCTTCGGGATGAGCGCCGACGCGTACCACATCACCGCGCCGCCCGAGAACGGCCAGGGCGCCGCGCTGGCCATGCGCCGAGCCCTGCGCAGTGCCGGCATCGAACCCGAAAACGTGGACTACGTCAACGCGCACGGCACCTCCACCCCCGTGGGCGACCTGGCGGAGACGCGGGCCATCCGCAGCGTCTTCGGCGAGCACGCGGACCGGCTGGCGGTCTCCTCCACCAAGTCGATGCTGGGCCACGCCCTGGGCGGGAGCGCCGCCATCGAGGCGGGAGTCACCGCCCTCGCCCTGCGCGAGGGGATGCTGCCGCCCACCATCAACCTCCGCCAGCAGGACCCCGCCTGCGACCTGGACTACGTGCCCAACACCGCGCGCCAGGCCGACATCGAGGTGGCGATCTCGAACTCCTTCGGCTTCGGCGGGGCCAACACCTCGCTGGTCATGCGGCGCTGGAGCGAGAACTGA
- a CDS encoding response regulator transcription factor, which produces MPDTVRILLVDDHAVLRAGLRALLEAEPGFQVVGEAGTGEEGVRLAGQTRPDVVVMDLSMPGMGGLEAVRQIAALEQGARVLVLTMHGEEEHLLPVLEAGGSGYVTKKSADEELIEAIHTVARGDVFLYPSGAKLLLRGLKAKAEPGEDDPLDRLTEREREVLSYTVEGFSSSEIGKKLFISPKTVDTYRARIMEKLNLRHRSELVRFALRKGLLKAE; this is translated from the coding sequence ATGCCCGACACCGTTCGCATCCTGCTGGTGGACGACCACGCCGTGCTCCGCGCGGGGCTGCGCGCGCTGCTGGAGGCGGAGCCCGGCTTCCAGGTGGTGGGCGAGGCGGGGACGGGCGAGGAGGGCGTGCGCCTCGCCGGGCAGACGCGGCCGGACGTGGTGGTGATGGACCTCTCGATGCCCGGGATGGGCGGGCTGGAAGCCGTCCGCCAGATCGCGGCGCTGGAGCAGGGAGCGCGCGTCCTGGTGCTGACGATGCACGGCGAGGAGGAGCACCTCCTGCCCGTGCTGGAGGCGGGGGGGAGCGGGTACGTGACCAAGAAGAGCGCGGACGAGGAGTTGATCGAGGCGATCCACACCGTGGCGCGCGGCGATGTCTTCCTCTACCCCAGCGGGGCCAAGCTCCTCCTCCGTGGCCTCAAGGCCAAGGCGGAGCCCGGCGAGGACGACCCGCTGGACCGCCTCACCGAACGCGAGCGCGAGGTGCTGTCGTACACCGTGGAAGGGTTCAGCTCCAGCGAGATCGGCAAGAAGCTCTTCATCTCGCCCAAGACGGTGGACACCTACCGCGCGCGCATCATGGAGAAGCTGAACCTGCGCCACCGGAGCGAGCTGGTGCGCTTCGCGCTGCGCAAGGGGCTGCTGAAGGCGGAATGA
- a CDS encoding cytochrome c biogenesis protein CcdA, whose product MEPQSLGLLVAFSAGLLSFLSPCVLPLVPSYATFITGMSLDELRDAETGRTRRAVLVHGVLFVLGFTLVFMILGASATFLGSLLAYASRWVERVGGVLLILFGLYLLGVLRLPGAGREWRMHLADKPVGYLGTLLVGITFGAGWTPCIGPVLGGILTLAATRGSMMEGMGLLAVYSAGLAIPFLLSTVLIERFLTTFKRIRQWLPWINRVSGAMLLVLGMLLFTGSFSTLSALLSRWTPGWLSTRL is encoded by the coding sequence ATGGAACCGCAATCTCTCGGGCTGCTGGTGGCCTTCTCGGCCGGGCTGCTCAGCTTCCTTTCGCCGTGCGTGCTGCCGCTGGTGCCGAGCTACGCCACGTTCATCACGGGGATGAGCCTGGACGAGCTGCGCGACGCGGAGACGGGGCGCACGCGGCGGGCGGTGCTGGTGCACGGGGTGCTGTTCGTGCTGGGCTTCACCCTGGTGTTCATGATCCTGGGCGCCTCTGCCACCTTTCTGGGATCGCTGCTGGCGTATGCGAGCCGGTGGGTGGAGCGCGTGGGCGGGGTGCTGCTGATCCTCTTCGGCCTCTACCTGCTGGGAGTGCTGCGGCTTCCCGGCGCCGGCCGCGAGTGGCGAATGCACCTGGCGGACAAGCCCGTCGGCTACCTGGGGACGCTGCTGGTGGGGATCACCTTCGGCGCGGGGTGGACGCCGTGCATCGGGCCGGTGCTGGGCGGCATCCTGACGCTGGCCGCCACGCGCGGGAGCATGATGGAGGGGATGGGCCTGCTTGCCGTGTACTCCGCCGGCCTGGCGATCCCCTTCCTCCTCTCCACCGTGCTGATCGAGCGCTTCCTGACCACCTTCAAGCGCATCCGCCAGTGGCTCCCGTGGATCAACCGCGTGAGCGGGGCGATGCTGCTGGTGCTGGGTATGCTCCTCTTCACGGGATCGTTCTCCACCCTCTCGGCGCTGCTGTCGCGCTGGACGCCGGGGTGGCTGTCGACGAGGCTGTGA
- a CDS encoding nitronate monooxygenase, with protein MNEAALSHPLIIQGGMGVGVSNWVLAKAVAMRGQMGVVSGTCIDSLLVRRLQDGDIGGHIRRAMEHFPLPEVSAAVLKSYFLPEGRAPGEPYKAVPMYRQMVSKVREQLTVLSSFVEVWLAKEGHDGVVGINLLTKVQMPNLATLYGAMLAGVDYVLMGAGIPKEIPGVLDRFARHEPASMKFDVEGLGRDETELLHFDPRVHSEAPPVDITRPFFLPIIASNSLATMLARKASGRVDGFIIEAPTAGGHNAPPRGEIVYNERGEPVYGQRDVVDLEKMKDHGRPFWLAGGSGSPEKLAEALDAGAAGIQVGTLFAYAEESGVTPELKRNVIRQAQEDTIDVVTDSRASPTGFPFKVAQVPGTLSQLPVYQQRERVCDLGYLRESYRDDRGRVNYRCAAEPVDTYLKKGGKVEDTVGRKCLCNALFATIGHAQVRDEGVEEAPLITSGDELKNIRRFIGSDRTGYTAGEVVDYLLSGVQRLASGFSYARQTANT; from the coding sequence ATGAACGAAGCCGCGCTCTCCCATCCGCTGATCATTCAGGGCGGAATGGGCGTCGGAGTCTCCAACTGGGTCCTCGCCAAGGCAGTCGCCATGCGGGGGCAGATGGGCGTGGTATCCGGAACGTGCATCGACTCGCTCCTGGTGCGGCGCCTGCAGGACGGCGACATCGGCGGGCACATCCGGCGCGCGATGGAGCACTTCCCCCTTCCGGAAGTGAGCGCGGCGGTGCTCAAGAGCTACTTCCTTCCCGAGGGTCGCGCGCCGGGCGAGCCGTACAAGGCCGTGCCCATGTACCGGCAGATGGTCAGCAAGGTGCGCGAGCAGCTCACCGTGCTCTCGTCGTTCGTGGAAGTGTGGCTGGCCAAGGAAGGGCACGACGGCGTGGTGGGGATCAACCTCCTCACCAAGGTGCAGATGCCCAACCTGGCGACGCTGTACGGCGCCATGCTGGCGGGCGTCGACTACGTGCTGATGGGAGCCGGCATCCCCAAGGAGATCCCGGGCGTGCTGGACCGCTTCGCCCGCCACGAGCCCGCGTCCATGAAGTTCGACGTCGAGGGTCTGGGCCGCGACGAGACGGAGCTCCTGCACTTCGACCCGCGCGTGCACTCCGAGGCGCCGCCGGTGGACATCACGCGCCCGTTCTTCCTCCCGATCATCGCGTCCAACTCGCTGGCCACCATGCTGGCGCGCAAGGCGAGCGGCCGGGTGGACGGCTTCATCATCGAGGCGCCAACGGCCGGCGGGCACAACGCCCCGCCCCGCGGCGAGATCGTCTACAACGAGCGCGGCGAGCCGGTGTACGGCCAGCGCGACGTGGTGGACCTGGAGAAGATGAAGGACCACGGCCGCCCCTTCTGGCTCGCCGGCGGCTCCGGCAGCCCTGAGAAGCTGGCCGAGGCGCTGGACGCGGGCGCGGCGGGGATCCAGGTGGGCACCCTCTTCGCCTACGCGGAAGAGAGCGGCGTCACCCCCGAGCTGAAGCGCAACGTGATCCGCCAGGCGCAGGAGGACACCATCGACGTGGTGACCGACTCGCGCGCCTCGCCCACGGGCTTCCCGTTCAAGGTGGCGCAGGTGCCGGGGACGCTGTCGCAGCTCCCCGTCTACCAGCAGCGCGAGCGCGTGTGCGACCTCGGCTACCTGCGCGAGTCGTACCGTGACGACCGCGGCCGGGTCAACTACCGCTGCGCCGCCGAGCCGGTGGACACCTACCTCAAGAAGGGCGGCAAGGTAGAGGACACGGTGGGCCGCAAGTGCCTGTGCAACGCCCTGTTCGCCACCATCGGCCACGCGCAGGTGCGCGACGAAGGCGTGGAAGAGGCCCCGCTGATCACCAGCGGCGACGAGCTCAAGAACATCCGCCGCTTCATCGGCTCCGACCGCACCGGCTACACCGCCGGCGAGGTGGTGGACTACCTCCTGAGCGGCGTGCAGCGCCTGGCATCCGGCTTCTCCTACGCCCGCCAGACCGCCAACACCTGA